A stretch of Lathyrus oleraceus cultivar Zhongwan6 chromosome 6, CAAS_Psat_ZW6_1.0, whole genome shotgun sequence DNA encodes these proteins:
- the LOC127097415 gene encoding L-gulonolactone oxidase 3: MSNTSYGLMEVFMLWILCILPLIHSLTPKSPIQCNQTICTLENTYGTWNDRKTCYALNVTYPTTEQQLRLAVSYVVQNNLKAKIVTKFSHTIPALSCPQQNTNNNHAFFISTEKYDSGIEIDAENLAVTVDSGVRLRELIDEVEKNGFSLVAAPYWEGVTIGGVISTGAHGSSWWGKGGAFHEQVLEITVVVPASKSEGYAKILKLDSHHPLFNAAKVSLGVLGAISKVKLSIEHRFKRSITFNFTDDNDIENVYMDHANKYEFADITWYPSKYTAVYRYDFRAPLNASGDGVFDFIGFQANSIFIAKVVRGAEKLLEITGFSKVKCSTASLSLAFRKLTANGLKNNGLFSTGYPVIGYQGRMQTSGSCLYSSTIFKSCAWDPRIKGLFFYESTAIFPASKFGDFIKDVKKLRDINPQNFCGIDNYNGIMIRYIKASEAYLGPSEDSIVIDFNYYRANDQFAPRLNQDVWEELEQMAFFKYGAKPHWAKNRNLAFLNVQQKYPKFNAFIDAKKQMDPENVFSGDWSDEILYGKELVKFDGCALEGMCICSEDRHCSPQKGYLCTHGLVYKEARVCRLLSTSVNTDSL; encoded by the exons ATGAGTAATACTAGCTATGGATTAATGGAAGTATTCATGTTGTGGATTTTATGCATACTTCCACTAATCCATAGCCTAACCCCAAAGTCTCCAATCCAATGCAACCAAACAATCTGCACTCTCGAAAACACCTACGGAACATGGAACGACCGCAAAACATGTTACGCTCTCAATGTAACATACCCAACCACAGAACAACAGCTTCGTTTAGCAGTTTCCTACGTTGTTCAAAACAACCTTAAAGCCAAAATCGTCACCAAATTCTCACACACAATCCCAGCACTCTCATGCCCACAACAGAATACTAACAATAATCATGCTTTTTTTATAAGCACGGAAAAATACGATTCAGGAATCGAAATTGATGCAGAAAATTTGGCAGTAACAGTTGATTCAGGTGTGAGACTTCGTGAGTTGATTGATGAGGTTGAGAAAAATGGGTTCAGTTTGGTTGCTGCACCTTATTGGGAGGGTGTTACAATAGGGGGTGTTATTAGCACTGGTGCACATGGGAGTTCTTGGTGGGGTAAAGGTGGTGCTTTTCATGAACAAGTTTTGGAAATTACTGTTGTTGTTCCTGCTTCTAAATCTGAAGGGTATGCCAAAATTCTGAAGTTGGATTCACATCATCCTCTCTTTAATGCTGCTAAAGTTTCTCTTGGTGTTCTGGGTGCTATCTCCAAG GTGAAGTTATCAATTGAGCATAGGTTCAAAAGAAGCATAACATTCAATTTCACAGATGATAATGATATTGAAAATGTGTACATGGATCATGCAAACAAGTATGAGTTTGCAGACATAACATGGTATCCATCAAAATATACTGCTGTTTATAGATATGATTTCAGGGCTCCCTTAAATGCTTCTGGTGATGGAGTTTTTGATTTCATTGGATTTCAAGCCAATTCCATTTTCATCGCTAAAGTTGTCAGAGGAGCAG AGAAACTGCTGGAAATCACAGGATTCTCAAAAGTAAAATGCTCTACAGCATCACTTTCATTGGCCTTCAGGAAATTAACAGCCAATGGTTTAAAGAACAATGGTCTATTCTCCACTGGCTATCCTGTAATTGGTTATCAAGGAAGAATGCAAACTTCAGGTTCATGTTTATATTCATCAACAATCTTCAAATCATGTGCTTGGGATCCAAGAATCAAAGGATTGTTCTTCTATGAATCAACAGCAATTTTCCCTGCTTCAAAATTTGGAGACTTTATCAAAGATGTGAAAAAGCTAAGAGACATAAATCCACAGAATTTCTGTGGCATAGACAACTATAATGGAATTATGATACGTTACATTAAAGCCTCAGAAGCATATCTAGGACCATCTGAAGATTCTATAGTAATTGATTTCAATTATTATCGCGCAAATGACCAGTTTGCACCTAGATTAAACCAAGATGTTTGGGAGGAATTGGAACAAATGGCATTTTTTAAGTATGGTGCTAAGCCGCATTGGGCTAAGAATAGGAACTTAGCATTTTTAAATGTGCAACAAAAGTATCCTAAGTTTAATGCTTTTATTGATGCTAAAAAACAAATGGATCCTGAAAATGTGTTTTCTGGTGATTGGTCTGATGAGATATTGTATGGGAAGGAGTTGGTGAAATTTGATGGATGTGCTTTGGAAGGAATGTGCATTTGTTCTGAAGATAGACATTGTAGTCCACAAAAAGGGTATCTTTGTACTCATGGACTTGTCTATAAGGAAGCTAGAGTTTGTAGGCTTTTATCAACTTCTGTGAACACTGATTCACTCTAA